The sequence AGATCGTCATAACCGGCCAGGGTTTCAGCGCCGGTGGCGACTCGGGCTCCCTCATCGTGACCGAGGGGCGGGGGCGCAAGGACCGCCGGCCGGTCGGGCTGCTCTTCGCCGGCAGCCCGAACACCACCATCGCCAACCCCATCGATGTTGTTCTCGACCGCTTCGGCGTGACCGTCGACCCGGGGTAGGACGACATGGCGGCGAGCATTGAGGACGCGCACCGGCGACTCTCGAGAAAGGTCATGGGACGCCCCGGCGTGGTGGGCACCGCGATCGGGGTGGCCGCCGGCAAGCCCTGTATCAAGGTGTATCTCGCAAGCGGCCCAGGCGGAGAGAAGGCCCGCATCCCCGGCAGCTACGGGGGTTACCGGGTGGTGATCGAGAAGACGGGCACCATTCGCCGCCTGTCCTCGTGACGAGGCAACCCTGACGCAGGGCCGTGCCGTCAAAGGGCGACGTGCCGCTCCGACCGGCCCGAGTCCGCCACCCACGAAGAACGGAAAGCGCGATGAGAAACCGAACCGCCCGCAGTCACCGCTTCACGCCCCTCGCCTTCATCATGGCCCTCGGGTTGTTCGGGTGCGCACAGGATGACGCTGCGGCTCCGGCCGGCGCGGTCACCAGGTACGAACTCGGCGAGCCCGAGGCGGTTTCCGGCGACTTCGGGTCCGTGGACGACATCCGCGTGCGCCGCGACGGCAGCCTCCTGGTCGCCGACCGAACAAGCGGGGAACTGGTGCTCCTGGACCCGGAGCTCGGAACCCGGACGGTGGTGGGAAGCCGGGGAGAGGGTCCGGGCGAGTATCAGGCGCCGAGCGGCATCTGGCCCCTTCCCGGGGATTCGACGCTGCTGCTGGACGTGAGCAACAACCGCCTCACCGTACTGACGCCCGATCTCTCCTTCGGAGCGACCCGGCCGATGTTCGAGGTCGACCCCGACGGCGGAATCCTGTTGCTGAACCCCCAGGTGATCGATGACTCTGGACGCATATACACCACCAATGGCTTCTCGATGAACCTCGCCGGTCGGGGTTCGGGAGACGGATCCGGTACCGATTCCGTCCCCGTAGTGCGGGCGACGCTCGATGACCTGACGCCTGACACGGTGGCCAGGCTCGCGCCCCCCGAGTCCACCTCCCGAATGGAGATGAGAAGCAGCCAGGGCAATCGGATGGTCACGATGCAGCAAACGCCCTATTCGCCTTCCGACAGTTGGGGCGTCGCGCCCGACGGCAGCGTGGCCATCGCCCGGGCAGCTGACTATCGCCTGGAATGGATCTCCTCCGACGGATCCGTCCGTAGCGGGGCACCCGTGGCATGGGAAGCGGTCCCGGCGGGCCAGGCGGAAAAGGAAGCGTGGGTCCGGCAGCAGAATACCCGGTCCGTCCAGATGGCTACCTTCGCGACGGGTGGCGGGGGCGGAGCCTCCTCGATGGCGGGTGCCGCTGCCCGTACCATGACCCTGGCGGGGGCGAGCGACGACGTTGACGACTACGAATGGCCGGAGACGCTGCCGGCCTTCACGGGGAGCATCCTGATCGACCCGGAGGGCCGTGCGTGGCTGCGCCGCCACCAGCCCGTCGGCGCGCCGTTCCTGTACGACATCTTCACGCCCGACGCCGAGCACGCCGGCACCGTGGAGATCGCCGAAGGGCATACCGTCATGGGGTTCGGCGACGGCGTCGTCTACGCGACCTTCAGGGACGAGGTCGACCTGGTGTACATCGCGCGGTATCGCCTGCCGGAGATGTAGCACCGGCGATCCCGTTACATTCGCCGGGTCCGTCCCGCAGGCACTTTCCCGTCCCCCAACCCGACGCCGACATGTCCGACCCGACCTTCCTTGCGGAGCTGATCTCCCGGCGCCGCTCCATAAAACAGTTCACCGGGCGCGAACCCACCTGCGCGGAAGTCGAAGGGCTTCTCGAGTTGGTCGCGCAGGCGCCCAACCATCGGATGACCCAGCCGTGGCGCTTCTACGTGCTGGGTCCGGCCGCCCGGCGCGCCTACGGGGCGGCGCTGGGGGCGCGCAAGGCCAAGCGGGTCGCCGACCCGGACGCGGCCCGGGAGGTCGTCGAAAGCGTGGCCGCCCGCCACGAGGCGCTGCCCGCCATGATCGCGGTGGCAGTGGTGGTGCACGACAACCCGGAGATCCGGGAAGAAGACTACGCCGCGACCTGGATGGGCATCCAGAACCTGGCGCTGGCCGCCGAGGCGGCGGGGCTGGGCACGCACATCAAGACCGGCGCGGTCATGGACGATCCCCGCTCCCGGGCGGCGGTCGGCGTCCCCGACGGGGAGCGCATCGTGGCCATCGTCAACCTGGGCGAACCGGCGGCCGTGCCGGACCCGAAGCCCCGCGTGCCGGCCCGCGACCTGACGACCTGGGTGGACTGATCGGCCGACTGCAGTCCTGACAATTCCCTTGCACCCGGGTCGTTGAGCGGAGCCGCCCGCCCGATACCTTCAAGGGTATGGCAAGGCATCGCACGACGACCCGTCCGCGCTGGACGGTCACGCTCATTCTCCTCGGCCTCACGGGGCTCCTGACCGCCGTTCTCGGCTATGAGGCCTGGGACGCCAGTCGCTCAAGCGTGCAACTGGCCGAGGAGATCGTTCGGGACCAGGCCCTGTTCGCCGCCTCCAACTTCGCTCTCGAGGCGCGTGGCGAGGTGACCTTCGAACTGCTCGAGGAGGGCATCGAGGTCATCGCGTGGAGCGCGGGGCGCCGTGGCGACCGTCCGCTCACTCCGGACCGTCTGCGCGAGGCGGCGAGAAGTCAGCGATGGGACGCGCTGGATCAGGCATCGCTCTTCTTCCGTCTCGACCCCGAAGAGGGCGAGCTCTCGGCCGCGGGAGAGGCGGATTCCGCCCAGGCGGCCTGGGCCGTGGGCGCGGCGCGGGAGCACAGCCGGCGAAACCCGGATGATTTCGAGGTGCGGACGCTGTTCACCCCGGAGGGACACAGCGCGCTCGTTCACAAGCTCACGTATGAGGGCCGGGGGCGATACGCGCTGGAGGGAATGGTCCTGTCGCGGGAGGCGTTCGCGCCCGCGTTTGGGCGCGCGTTCACGGAGGAGCCCCTGCTGCCGGAGACCTTCACGGGCGGGCGGGCCAACGGGGACATCTTCGTGGCACGCGTCCGCGATCCTTACGGCGACATCATCTACGAATCGTCCGCCGATGCGACTTCGGGAACCTCGGTAGAGTACGACCTCGACGAGAGTCTCGGCGGGATGGTGCTGGAACTCGGCGTGCGGCCCGAGGCCGTCGATCGGATGGTGAGCGGTGGCGTCCCGGGGTCGCGCATGCCCTACATCGTCGCGCTCTTCCTGCTGACTGCCGGTCTTCTGTTCACGGCGGTGTGGCAACTCCGCCGCGAGGCGGAACTGGCCGATCTGCGCGAGGACTTCGTATCCAGCGTCTCGCATCAGCTTCGCACCCCCCTGACGCAGATCAGGATGTTCGGAGAGACCCTGATGCTGGGACGGGTGAGGAACGAGGCGGAGCGGTCGCGGGCGACCGAGATCATCGTCGACGAGTCGAACCGGCTGACCCACCAGGTCGAGAACGTGCTGCTCTTTTCGCGGGGCGAGCGGGACGCGCTCAACCTGAACCTCGTCGCCGAGGACGTGGGCGCTCTCGTGGAGAGCGTGGCCGAGAGCTTCGAGCCGCTCGCGCGGGCCGCGGACGCCGGCATCGAGCGACGCATCGAAACCGGCATCGCCTGCACGATGGACGTCGAAGCGACACGCCAGGCCGTGCTCAACGTGCTCGACAACGCGGTCAAGTACGGACCCGCGGACCAGACGATCGAGATCGGCGTGCGGGGTACGCCCGGGGAGCAGAATGGCTTCGCG comes from Gammaproteobacteria bacterium and encodes:
- a CDS encoding HAMP domain-containing sensor histidine kinase, which translates into the protein MARHRTTTRPRWTVTLILLGLTGLLTAVLGYEAWDASRSSVQLAEEIVRDQALFAASNFALEARGEVTFELLEEGIEVIAWSAGRRGDRPLTPDRLREAARSQRWDALDQASLFFRLDPEEGELSAAGEADSAQAAWAVGAAREHSRRNPDDFEVRTLFTPEGHSALVHKLTYEGRGRYALEGMVLSREAFAPAFGRAFTEEPLLPETFTGGRANGDIFVARVRDPYGDIIYESSADATSGTSVEYDLDESLGGMVLELGVRPEAVDRMVSGGVPGSRMPYIVALFLLTAGLLFTAVWQLRREAELADLREDFVSSVSHQLRTPLTQIRMFGETLMLGRVRNEAERSRATEIIVDESNRLTHQVENVLLFSRGERDALNLNLVAEDVGALVESVAESFEPLARAADAGIERRIETGIACTMDVEATRQAVLNVLDNAVKYGPADQTIEIGVRGTPGEQNGFATIWVEDEGPGVPPGQRGRVWDAYVRLDRDRASAAAGSGIGLAVVRRVIEAQGGRVRVETGDRGPGSGARFIIELPLAGAPREA
- a CDS encoding nitroreductase family protein; translated protein: MSDPTFLAELISRRRSIKQFTGREPTCAEVEGLLELVAQAPNHRMTQPWRFYVLGPAARRAYGAALGARKAKRVADPDAAREVVESVAARHEALPAMIAVAVVVHDNPEIREEDYAATWMGIQNLALAAEAAGLGTHIKTGAVMDDPRSRAAVGVPDGERIVAIVNLGEPAAVPDPKPRVPARDLTTWVD